The Azospirillum baldaniorum genome contains a region encoding:
- a CDS encoding HU family DNA-binding protein, with amino-acid sequence MPRTRKNPHAHPHQEFRMNQAELIETVATNAGIRKSDAAKVVQSVFEGISSALGRGEDVRLAGFGIFEVAERAAREGRNPRTGEVVQIAASKAPRFKPAKQLRDVVNV; translated from the coding sequence CTGCCAAGAACACGGAAAAATCCACACGCGCACCCGCACCAGGAGTTTCGCATGAACCAGGCCGAGCTCATCGAGACCGTCGCGACCAACGCCGGCATCCGCAAATCCGATGCGGCGAAGGTCGTCCAGTCGGTGTTCGAAGGCATTTCCTCGGCGCTCGGTCGTGGTGAGGATGTGCGCCTCGCCGGATTCGGCATTTTCGAGGTTGCCGAGCGCGCCGCCCGCGAAGGGCGCAACCCGCGCACCGGCGAGGTGGTGCAGATCGCCGCGTCCAAGGCGCCGCGGTTCAAGCCGGCCAAGCAGTTGCGCGACGTGGTGAACGTCTGA
- a CDS encoding TerC family protein encodes MDSLIDTVFLDFMGKPVWVWLTFVGLVLALLAFDLGILNRRDREIGVRESLRLSAFYIAVALLFGGWVWWSMGDTAAAQYYTGFFIEKSLSLDNVFIISLIFTYFAVPRAYQHRVLFWGILGVIVMRGLMIAAGAALVSEFHWVLYVFGAFLLITGVKMLFAVDKEPDFATSPALRFLNRHLRITDGFRGQRFFVREAGPDGRTALYATPLFLALMMVEFADLIFAVDSVPAIFAITTDPYIIYTSNIFAILGLRALYFALAAMVHRFRYLKYALALVLVFIGGKIFYTQIFGKPDPLVSLGVTLTLIAGGVVVSLLKTRSEGKRLPAE; translated from the coding sequence ATGGATTCCCTTATCGACACCGTCTTTCTCGATTTCATGGGAAAGCCGGTGTGGGTCTGGCTGACCTTCGTCGGCCTCGTTCTGGCCCTGCTGGCCTTCGACCTCGGCATCCTCAACCGCCGCGACCGTGAGATCGGCGTCAGGGAAAGCCTCCGTCTCTCCGCCTTCTACATCGCCGTCGCCTTGCTGTTCGGCGGCTGGGTCTGGTGGTCGATGGGCGACACCGCGGCGGCCCAGTACTACACGGGCTTCTTCATCGAAAAGAGCCTGTCGCTCGACAACGTCTTCATCATTTCGCTGATCTTCACCTACTTCGCGGTCCCGCGCGCCTACCAGCACCGCGTGCTGTTCTGGGGCATCCTGGGCGTGATCGTGATGCGCGGCCTGATGATCGCCGCCGGCGCCGCCCTGGTCAGCGAGTTCCATTGGGTGCTCTACGTCTTCGGCGCCTTCCTGCTGATCACCGGCGTGAAGATGCTGTTCGCCGTGGACAAGGAGCCGGACTTCGCCACCAGCCCGGCGCTGCGCTTCCTGAACCGTCATCTGCGGATCACCGACGGCTTCCGCGGCCAGAGGTTCTTCGTGCGCGAGGCGGGGCCGGACGGGCGAACCGCGCTCTACGCCACGCCGCTGTTCCTGGCGCTGATGATGGTCGAGTTCGCCGACCTGATCTTCGCGGTGGACAGCGTGCCGGCGATCTTCGCCATCACCACCGACCCCTACATCATCTACACCAGCAACATCTTCGCCATCCTCGGCCTGCGCGCGCTCTACTTCGCGCTGGCGGCGATGGTCCACCGCTTCCGTTACCTGAAATACGCGCTGGCGCTGGTGCTGGTCTTCATCGGCGGCAAGATCTTCTACACGCAGATCTTCGGCAAGCCGGACCCGCTGGTCTCGCTGGGCGTGACGCTGACCCTGATCGCGGGCGGCGTGGTGGTCTCGCTTCTCAAGACGCGCAGCGAGGGCAAGCGGCTGCCGGCGGAGTAA
- a CDS encoding polysaccharide pyruvyl transferase family protein, with protein sequence MNLGDEAILTSAIEQLRAAVPGVEVVVFSRNAAHTRENHAVDRVLNPREAMKDEITPEVERLDLLLLGGGGILYDSEAQTYLREVTIAQRLGVPSYTFAIGVGPLKDRVERDAVREGLDRMTGITVREPSAKRLIEEIGVQVPVTVTADPALLLKPEPFTEEMLAEAGIPRGRPLVGLSVREQGAAAPDLTDAAYHQLLAEAADYIVQRFGADVVFVPMERADVREAHRVMGRMAVSERAHLLQYRYTPRQIIGLMDHFEMAVGMRLHFLIFAAITGTPLIALPYASKVSDFLSSIGLEPRATVSHTTAGTFLADLDRLWDHRAEQKGLLRDRIPVLMERASETAPLALQTVAPRAETAAKAAAKAAE encoded by the coding sequence TTGAATTTGGGCGACGAGGCGATCCTCACGTCGGCCATCGAGCAATTGCGCGCCGCGGTGCCGGGGGTGGAGGTGGTCGTCTTCTCGCGCAACGCCGCCCACACCCGCGAGAACCACGCGGTGGACCGCGTTCTGAATCCGCGGGAAGCCATGAAGGACGAAATCACGCCGGAGGTCGAGCGGCTCGACCTGCTGCTTCTGGGCGGCGGCGGCATTCTCTACGACAGCGAGGCGCAGACCTACCTGCGCGAGGTCACCATCGCGCAGAGGCTGGGGGTGCCGTCCTACACCTTCGCCATCGGCGTCGGTCCGCTGAAGGATCGGGTGGAGCGCGATGCGGTGCGCGAGGGGCTCGACCGCATGACCGGCATCACCGTCCGCGAACCGAGCGCCAAGCGGCTGATCGAGGAGATCGGCGTGCAGGTCCCCGTGACGGTCACCGCCGATCCGGCGCTGCTGCTGAAGCCGGAGCCCTTCACCGAGGAGATGCTCGCCGAGGCCGGCATCCCGCGCGGCCGCCCGCTGGTCGGCCTGTCGGTGCGCGAGCAGGGCGCCGCGGCGCCGGACCTCACCGATGCGGCCTATCACCAGCTGTTGGCGGAAGCGGCGGACTACATCGTGCAGCGCTTCGGCGCCGATGTGGTGTTCGTGCCGATGGAGCGCGCCGACGTGCGGGAGGCGCACCGCGTCATGGGCCGTATGGCGGTGTCGGAGCGCGCCCATCTGCTGCAATACCGCTACACGCCGCGCCAGATCATCGGGCTGATGGATCATTTCGAAATGGCCGTGGGGATGCGGCTGCATTTCCTGATCTTCGCGGCCATCACCGGCACGCCGCTGATCGCGCTCCCCTACGCCTCCAAGGTGTCGGATTTTCTGTCCTCGATCGGGCTGGAGCCGCGGGCGACGGTGTCCCACACCACCGCCGGAACCTTCCTCGCCGATCTCGACCGCCTGTGGGACCACCGCGCGGAGCAGAAGGGACTGCTGCGCGATAGGATTCCCGTGCTGATGGAGCGTGCCAGCGAGACGGCGCCGCTGGCCCTGCAGACGGTGGCGCCGCGCGCCGAAACGGCGGCCAAAGCAGCGGCCAAAGCAGCGGAATGA